The proteins below are encoded in one region of Elusimicrobiota bacterium:
- the hisC gene encoding histidinol-phosphate transaminase — protein sequence MDKNFVRKNILDFQPYIPGKPIDDVKREFALKKVVKLASNENPLGSSPKAVSAIKKMLNKINIYPDGYCFDLRKKIAKIYDVSKNQIVFGSGVDEIIELVGKTFLNPEDEIVVSEHAFIRYKMAGDLMGCKVVSIPMKDYKHDLEAMANAVTEKTKIVFIANPNNPTGTYNTKDEFKNYFSKLSTLNSQLLTFIDEAYSEYVDKKDYPSGIDYFKQGLNIIFTRTFSKIYGLAGLRIGYGIGPSEIISYIERIRPPFNVSSVAQDGAIAALDDKQHLKKSKSLILQQRKFLCSEFGKMKLGYIPSVANFVLLDVRQDGRIVFEKLLRRGIIVRAMEEYGFRNFIRVTIGTPSENKKFLQELKYVI from the coding sequence ATGGATAAGAATTTTGTTAGGAAGAATATATTAGATTTTCAGCCGTATATTCCCGGTAAACCGATTGATGATGTCAAACGAGAATTCGCACTAAAAAAAGTTGTCAAACTTGCATCCAATGAGAATCCGTTAGGATCTTCTCCAAAAGCAGTATCTGCAATAAAAAAAATGCTTAACAAAATTAACATTTATCCTGATGGATATTGTTTTGACTTAAGAAAAAAAATTGCAAAAATTTATGATGTGTCAAAAAATCAAATCGTATTTGGAAGTGGTGTAGATGAAATAATAGAACTCGTCGGAAAAACATTCTTAAATCCAGAAGATGAAATTGTTGTCTCCGAACATGCCTTTATCAGATACAAAATGGCAGGTGATTTGATGGGCTGTAAGGTTGTTTCTATTCCAATGAAAGATTACAAGCATGATTTAGAAGCGATGGCAAATGCTGTCACAGAAAAAACCAAAATTGTATTTATTGCTAACCCGAATAACCCAACTGGCACATACAATACAAAAGATGAATTTAAAAATTACTTCTCTAAACTCTCAACTCTAAACTCTCAACTTTTAACTTTCATTGACGAGGCGTATTCCGAATATGTTGATAAAAAAGATTATCCGTCAGGAATTGATTATTTTAAACAGGGCTTGAATATCATTTTTACTCGGACATTCTCAAAAATCTACGGGCTTGCGGGATTAAGAATCGGTTATGGTATTGGACCATCAGAAATTATCTCTTACATTGAGAGAATTCGTCCACCGTTTAATGTGTCTTCAGTTGCACAGGATGGAGCCATTGCAGCATTAGACGATAAACAGCACTTGAAAAAATCAAAGAGTTTGATTCTACAGCAGAGAAAATTTTTATGCAGCGAGTTTGGAAAAATGAAATTAGGATATATCCCGTCGGTTGCCAATTTTGTCCTTTTAGATGTAAGACAGGATGGTAGGATTGTCTTTGAAAAGTTGTTAAGAAGAGGAATTATTGTCCGAGCGATGGAGGAATACGGTTTTAGGAATTTCATCCGTGTCACAATCGGCACCCCATCCGAAAACAAAAAATTCCTTCAAGAATTAAAATATGTCATATAA
- a CDS encoding response regulator yields MATQKKILVVEDTPEIATMLEDYLKSEGYQVLVATDALQGFTLAKSIQPDLIILDIMMPAGGGYAVWQRLKMNALTRGIPVIINSAKPRAEIEKEFPQLDLKYYLSKPYTWEELKAKMNKIFGTNKDDNKNG; encoded by the coding sequence ATGGCAACTCAGAAAAAAATTTTGGTAGTAGAAGATACGCCTGAAATTGCGACAATGTTAGAAGATTATCTCAAAAGTGAAGGATATCAGGTACTGGTTGCTACTGATGCCTTGCAGGGTTTCACGCTGGCAAAGTCCATCCAGCCCGACTTAATCATTTTGGATATTATGATGCCTGCCGGTGGTGGCTACGCGGTCTGGCAGAGATTAAAAATGAATGCTTTAACACGAGGTATCCCGGTAATCATTAATTCGGCAAAACCCCGAGCGGAAATAGAAAAAGAATTTCCGCAGTTAGACCTTAAATACTATCTGAGCAAACCATATACATGGGAAGAATTAAAAGCAAAAATGAACAAAATATTTGGTACCAATAAGGACGACAACAAAAATGGATAA
- a CDS encoding M48 family metallopeptidase yields MKTFPKISADEFIHLLDKDALEKVKKIPFLRTVTQKIFELGLERVYYIENMADNLKITPLQYPKIYKMLQQGCEILDISEPELYIDMNPEPNAYTYGVNKPFIVITSGLVELLEDDELLAVIGHELGHIKCQHVLYQSVLQILTESLEMTIVGLATVPLLPLKLALLDWGRKSEFSADRTRLLVTQNLDVCINVEMKLAGGSKKLESQLNKEEFMKQANSFSLDKDVLDKIYKFGLVIWRTHP; encoded by the coding sequence ATGAAAACATTTCCAAAAATCAGTGCTGATGAATTTATTCATCTTTTAGATAAAGACGCTCTTGAAAAAGTGAAAAAAATTCCATTTCTTAGAACTGTAACCCAAAAAATATTTGAACTTGGTTTAGAAAGAGTTTATTATATTGAGAACATGGCTGACAACTTAAAGATTACACCCTTACAATATCCAAAAATTTATAAAATGCTGCAGCAAGGATGCGAAATATTAGATATATCGGAACCAGAGTTATATATTGATATGAACCCTGAACCAAATGCTTACACTTATGGTGTTAATAAGCCATTTATTGTAATAACATCAGGATTAGTTGAACTTCTTGAAGATGACGAATTATTAGCAGTTATTGGGCATGAATTAGGTCATATAAAGTGTCAGCATGTATTGTATCAATCGGTGTTGCAGATTCTTACTGAATCGTTAGAAATGACAATAGTTGGGTTGGCTACCGTTCCATTATTACCACTTAAACTTGCTCTTTTGGATTGGGGTAGGAAATCCGAATTTAGCGCTGATAGAACAAGACTATTGGTAACTCAGAATTTAGATGTTTGTATCAATGTGGAAATGAAATTGGCAGGCGGTTCTAAAAAACTTGAATCTCAGTTGAATAAAGAAGAATTCATGAAACAAGCAAATTCTTTTTCATTAGATAAAGATGTATTAGATAAAATATATAAATTTGGGCTTGTAATTTGGAGAACCCACCCATGA
- the pheA gene encoding prephenate dehydratase, with translation MILEIRQKIDRVDKKILKLLNERIKLAIKIGKIKSQKQEDIFSPVREKEVVTNLVKQNKGPLPDECLSDIFQEILNVSRSIQKKLKISYLGPEATFTHLAAIKIFGKYVDYIPVESIKDVFVEIEKNRADYGVVPIENSTEGVVNHTLDMFIESDLKIASEIFLEISHCLLSQESAVKKVKKVYSHPQAIAQTRNWIEKNLESIKIIEVASTSDAARLAKRERKTAAIASTVASEIYELNILARGIEDFKDNFTRFLVIGKKSPPASKNDKTSIMFSVKDRIGALHDMLVPFKKYRLNLTKIESRPTKRKAWEYLFFVDFVGHIDDKNVKRALAELEKNCTLLKLLGSYPTGE, from the coding sequence ATGATTCTAGAAATTAGACAAAAAATTGACAGAGTGGACAAAAAAATTCTTAAACTTTTGAATGAGAGAATAAAATTAGCAATTAAGATTGGAAAGATAAAATCACAGAAACAAGAGGATATTTTTTCGCCTGTAAGAGAGAAAGAGGTTGTGACAAATCTGGTAAAACAGAATAAAGGCCCTCTGCCCGACGAGTGTCTATCTGATATATTTCAAGAGATATTAAATGTTTCACGCTCAATCCAGAAAAAATTGAAAATTTCGTATCTGGGTCCTGAAGCGACCTTTACACATCTTGCTGCGATAAAAATTTTCGGTAAATATGTTGATTACATACCTGTTGAATCAATCAAAGATGTTTTTGTAGAAATAGAAAAAAATCGCGCCGACTACGGAGTTGTGCCAATAGAAAATTCTACTGAAGGAGTTGTTAATCATACGCTTGATATGTTCATAGAGTCCGACTTGAAAATTGCATCTGAGATATTTTTAGAAATTTCACATTGCCTGTTATCACAGGAATCTGCCGTCAAGAAAGTAAAAAAAGTATATTCGCATCCTCAGGCGATCGCACAGACAAGAAATTGGATTGAAAAGAATCTTGAAAGTATCAAAATTATAGAAGTTGCCTCAACTTCTGACGCAGCACGGCTTGCTAAAAGAGAAAGAAAAACCGCTGCAATCGCTTCAACTGTTGCCAGTGAAATATACGAACTTAATATTCTCGCCAGAGGTATAGAAGATTTTAAGGATAATTTTACAAGGTTTTTGGTTATAGGCAAAAAAAGTCCGCCTGCATCAAAAAATGATAAAACATCAATAATGTTTTCAGTAAAAGATAGAATTGGTGCACTACACGATATGCTGGTGCCATTCAAAAAGTATAGGCTGAATCTAACAAAAATTGAATCCCGCCCTACAAAAAGAAAAGCATGGGAGTATCTCTTTTTTGTTGACTTCGTAGGGCATATAGACGACAAAAATGTAAAAAGAGCATTAGCAGAACTTGAAAAAAATTGTACACTCTTAAAACTTCTCGGCTCCTACCCCACAGGTGAGTGA
- a CDS encoding polyphenol oxidase family protein — translation MWLLKDGLYREQELEKCGVVNFTTTVLYGDMKNEKNRREFLKKYPVIKNVIYGIQTHSCNIEIVTKKDIGKKFYATDGFITNRKNLSLAVFTADCLPVFIYDTVKKVIGLVHAGRLGLKKLILEKAITIFVEKFGSTPASIFVAIGPHIKKCCYDVDLDSIAINQIRKSGVKKISNVVVCTHDRKFFSYRKNKTDKRMMSLMMMEGK, via the coding sequence ATGTGGCTGTTAAAAGATGGTTTATATCGTGAACAAGAACTTGAAAAATGTGGTGTAGTAAATTTTACAACCACCGTTTTATACGGCGATATGAAAAACGAAAAAAATCGCCGAGAGTTTCTAAAAAAATATCCTGTTATAAAAAATGTTATTTATGGCATCCAAACCCACAGTTGTAATATAGAAATTGTTACCAAGAAAGATATTGGTAAAAAATTTTATGCTACAGATGGTTTCATAACCAACAGAAAAAATCTGTCGCTTGCTGTCTTTACCGCGGATTGTCTGCCTGTTTTTATTTACGATACTGTAAAAAAAGTAATCGGGTTGGTTCATGCAGGACGACTTGGACTTAAAAAACTGATTCTTGAAAAAGCAATAACAATTTTTGTTGAAAAGTTTGGCTCAACGCCTGCCAGTATTTTTGTCGCAATAGGCCCACATATAAAAAAATGCTGTTACGATGTTGACCTTGATAGTATTGCTATAAATCAGATTCGTAAGAGCGGTGTAAAAAAAATCAGTAATGTGGTTGTCTGTACACACGACAGAAAATTCTTTTCATACAGAAAAAATAAAACTGATAAAAGAATGATGTCATTAATGATGATGGAGGGAAAATGA
- a CDS encoding PilT/PilU family type 4a pilus ATPase yields MDELDELNELLKLVVSLKASDLHLRSETKSVLRIDGKLKSVENKVFSLQQMEKIAQSIMNTKQREIFAQKGECDLSYSASGIGRFRGNIYRQRGSINIAMRHVPTEIPPFSSLSLPAVINKIAENQRGLVLVTGTTGCGKSTTLASMIDHINSTRTAHIITLEDPIEFLHRDKVSIVSQRELGMDTVSYSDALKHIVRQDPDVILIGEMRDTETMAAALTAAQTGHLVLSTIHTIDAIQTVTRIVDIFPPHHQNQIRLQLADTLRGVISQRLLPKTNGGRIPACEILVVTALIKKYIEQNTIGDILQAMQQGAYYGMQTFNQSLLQLYNSGDVSLEDVLAAATNPEELMMNIRGISSESGAVV; encoded by the coding sequence ATGGACGAACTTGATGAACTCAATGAACTATTAAAACTTGTTGTCTCATTAAAAGCATCTGATTTGCATCTACGTTCTGAAACCAAAAGCGTATTAAGAATAGACGGCAAACTGAAATCTGTTGAAAATAAAGTATTTTCATTACAGCAGATGGAAAAAATTGCTCAATCAATTATGAATACCAAACAACGCGAAATTTTTGCACAAAAAGGAGAATGCGATTTGTCATATTCTGCATCAGGAATCGGCAGATTCCGAGGCAATATCTATCGCCAGCGTGGAAGTATAAATATCGCAATGAGACATGTACCGACTGAAATTCCACCATTTAGTTCGCTTAGTCTTCCAGCAGTTATAAATAAAATTGCAGAAAACCAGCGAGGACTCGTGCTTGTTACTGGAACTACTGGCTGTGGGAAATCAACCACACTGGCTTCTATGATTGACCATATAAATTCAACCCGTACAGCACACATCATAACACTTGAAGACCCAATAGAGTTTTTACATAGAGATAAAGTTTCAATAGTATCCCAACGGGAACTTGGAATGGACACGGTTTCATATTCTGATGCGTTAAAACATATCGTCCGACAGGACCCTGATGTGATTTTAATTGGTGAGATGCGGGATACTGAAACAATGGCTGCTGCATTAACTGCTGCACAAACAGGTCATCTTGTGCTCTCAACAATCCATACAATTGATGCAATCCAGACAGTTACCAGAATTGTAGATATATTTCCACCACATCATCAGAACCAGATTCGGCTGCAACTTGCAGATACCCTGCGAGGTGTTATTTCTCAACGGCTGCTGCCAAAAACAAATGGTGGCAGGATTCCTGCCTGTGAAATTTTGGTGGTGACCGCACTTATTAAAAAATATATTGAACAGAATACAATAGGTGATATTTTACAAGCGATGCAACAAGGTGCCTATTACGGTATGCAGACATTTAATCAATCATTGTTGCAACTTTATAATTCCGGTGATGTCTCGTTAGAAGATGTGCTCGCCGCAGCAACCAATCCAGAAGAATTGATGATGAATATCCGCGGGATTTCGTCTGAAAGCGGCGCAGTTGTTTGA
- the ftsZ gene encoding cell division protein FtsZ, with protein MKLKIVDDFQVKPANIKVIGIGGAGGNAVNLMVSSNIKGINFITANTDAAALNRSLAEYKIQLGPKLTKGQGSGANPDIGRQATEESVDTIEQLLKGTDMLFITCGMGKGTGTGGSPIVAKISKAMEVLTVGVVTKPFMWEGKLRMAIAEEGIKELRKYTDVLIEIPNHKISSIIDENMLAAPSFEKSNEVLKKSVQSISDIITSQGIINVDFQDVKAIMKDAGVAMLGFGEASGESRVEQATKMAVSSPMLEDITISGAKGVLVNITGNSNDLKMEEVNTAMSMIYNEIAPDAKHIYGLVYDNELKNSLRITVIATGFPTDKKQIKSRGVRSGRVSEKELDITELKKPAFKRRKKSILK; from the coding sequence ATGAAACTAAAAATTGTTGATGATTTCCAAGTTAAACCTGCAAATATAAAAGTGATTGGTATCGGCGGTGCCGGCGGTAATGCGGTTAACCTGATGGTTTCATCAAATATAAAAGGTATAAATTTTATTACTGCTAATACAGACGCTGCCGCACTCAACAGGTCATTAGCAGAATATAAAATTCAACTCGGGCCAAAATTAACAAAAGGACAGGGTTCTGGCGCAAATCCTGATATAGGCAGACAGGCAACGGAAGAAAGTGTAGATACAATTGAGCAGCTTCTCAAAGGAACGGATATGCTTTTCATAACCTGCGGAATGGGTAAAGGCACCGGCACAGGTGGTTCGCCAATTGTAGCAAAAATATCAAAGGCAATGGAGGTTCTTACCGTCGGTGTTGTTACAAAACCGTTTATGTGGGAAGGTAAACTCAGAATGGCGATTGCTGAAGAAGGTATAAAAGAATTAAGAAAATATACCGATGTCCTTATTGAAATTCCTAACCATAAAATATCGTCAATAATTGATGAAAATATGCTTGCCGCACCATCGTTTGAAAAATCTAACGAGGTGCTGAAAAAATCAGTCCAATCAATTTCCGATATAATAACATCACAGGGTATAATCAATGTTGATTTCCAGGATGTTAAAGCGATTATGAAAGATGCCGGTGTTGCAATGTTAGGTTTCGGTGAGGCATCAGGCGAGAGCCGTGTAGAACAAGCCACAAAAATGGCTGTCTCAAGTCCTATGCTGGAAGATATAACTATCAGTGGTGCCAAAGGCGTACTTGTGAATATTACCGGTAACAGTAATGACTTAAAAATGGAAGAAGTCAACACTGCAATGAGTATGATTTATAATGAAATAGCACCGGATGCAAAACATATTTATGGACTGGTATACGATAATGAACTGAAAAACAGTTTGAGAATTACCGTTATAGCAACCGGCTTTCCTACAGATAAAAAACAGATAAAAAGCAGAGGTGTTAGAAGCGGGAGAGTAAGTGAAAAAGAGTTGGATATTACCGAGTTAAAAAAACCAGCATTTAAACGGCGAAAAAAAAGTATATTAAAATAA
- the ftsA gene encoding cell division protein FtsA: protein MSREKIVAGLDVGSSKVACVIAKKNESDLPEIIGIGVAPCKGLKNGSVVSIRETVKAIDLAVDAAEELADERVDELIVGIKGQHIESINHTTAINVVRTDKEIIHDDIVQIMSSAKAIRLPADREIIHTIPQEFSIDGQSGIEDPVGLEGCHLSVNVHIITGISSYLNNLQKSINNAGFVCKEFISSILAAGEVTVSPEEKKIGCVLIDMGAQTTDIAIYCDKSIRYIKEIPLGGDDITSDITHGLRTSFAIARELKEKYGSTISALIDPKEEITHLTIEGRSQKIITRQQLCNIIKSRVEDILTILNDEITKTQYKDMISAGAIITGGGSQLLGMKEACEEILQLPTVVATPQYVRSSVEGKGGVSISDPSLSCAIGLVKANFSELERSSRYPLKKPGLLTKFKRLLENVI, encoded by the coding sequence ATGTCAAGAGAGAAAATTGTTGCTGGACTTGATGTTGGGTCGTCTAAAGTAGCTTGTGTAATTGCCAAAAAAAACGAATCGGATTTGCCTGAAATTATCGGTATTGGTGTTGCACCTTGTAAAGGGTTAAAAAATGGCTCTGTTGTTAGCATTAGAGAAACAGTAAAAGCGATTGATTTAGCGGTAGATGCCGCAGAAGAACTGGCGGATGAAAGGGTAGATGAACTTATTGTAGGAATAAAAGGACAGCATATAGAATCAATAAACCACACAACAGCGATAAATGTTGTAAGAACCGATAAGGAGATTATCCATGATGATATTGTACAAATTATGTCATCTGCAAAAGCGATACGGCTGCCGGCTGATAGAGAAATAATCCATACAATCCCGCAGGAGTTCAGTATTGATGGACAGAGTGGTATAGAAGACCCGGTTGGCTTGGAAGGATGTCACCTGTCTGTTAATGTTCATATAATAACGGGTATTTCATCTTATCTGAATAATTTGCAGAAAAGTATCAACAATGCTGGTTTTGTTTGTAAAGAGTTTATATCAAGCATACTTGCTGCTGGAGAAGTTACCGTCTCGCCGGAAGAAAAAAAAATTGGCTGTGTGCTGATTGATATGGGTGCACAGACAACGGATATAGCAATCTATTGTGATAAATCAATCAGATATATTAAAGAAATTCCGCTCGGTGGTGATGATATTACCAGTGATATTACTCATGGGTTAAGAACATCTTTTGCTATTGCGCGGGAGTTAAAAGAAAAATACGGTTCAACAATCAGCGCACTGATTGACCCTAAAGAGGAAATAACACATCTGACAATTGAAGGCAGGTCACAAAAAATAATTACACGGCAACAACTCTGTAATATAATAAAATCACGAGTAGAAGATATTTTAACAATTCTTAATGACGAGATTACAAAAACACAATACAAGGATATGATATCAGCCGGTGCGATTATCACAGGTGGTGGTAGCCAGCTTTTAGGGATGAAAGAAGCGTGCGAAGAAATTTTACAATTACCTACAGTAGTAGCAACCCCACAGTATGTTCGTAGTTCTGTTGAAGGGAAAGGCGGTGTAAGTATTTCTGACCCATCGCTTTCCTGTGCAATAGGGCTTGTAAAAGCCAATTTTTCAGAGTTAGAAAGGTCGTCAAGATATCCTTTAAAAAAGCCTGGTCTATTAACAAAATTCAAAAGATTGCTTGAAAATGTGATTTAA
- a CDS encoding FtsQ-type POTRA domain-containing protein, with product MKKHKVRLRLKTRIERNRKRKALLFKITALLILLVVLGFAVNKISRFLLTSPIFNVKSIDVSGNTLVSQTAILDCLDFCRKNIFRLNLKKTETQLTEKFPALKKVYIKRRLPNKIISKIEEKIPLAEIAVSNNRIGIDEHLNVFVVPKSYRQLPRISENLTLEYKSVCLKFLKNIRELPVYKNITAVTATSVDDIVFFMNNGCKVCIGSSENSENKINYLEKVFTNLEIEGKKAQYINMRDFTDENKEIIIKAK from the coding sequence GGCTTAAAACCAGAATTGAGCGAAACAGAAAGCGAAAAGCATTATTATTCAAAATAACAGCATTACTGATTTTACTTGTCGTATTAGGTTTTGCCGTTAATAAAATATCAAGATTTCTATTGACATCTCCAATTTTTAATGTAAAATCAATAGATGTATCAGGCAATACGCTTGTATCTCAGACCGCAATTTTAGATTGTTTAGATTTCTGTAGGAAAAATATTTTTCGGCTAAATCTGAAAAAAACAGAAACACAACTGACAGAAAAATTTCCAGCATTAAAAAAAGTTTATATAAAAAGACGGTTACCAAACAAAATAATTTCTAAAATTGAAGAAAAAATACCACTTGCAGAAATAGCAGTCTCTAACAATAGAATTGGAATTGATGAGCATCTGAATGTTTTTGTGGTGCCTAAGAGTTATAGACAACTGCCGCGAATTTCTGAAAATTTAACACTGGAATACAAATCCGTCTGTCTGAAATTTCTTAAAAATATTCGGGAATTACCAGTATATAAGAACATAACGGCGGTTACAGCAACATCAGTTGACGATATAGTATTTTTTATGAATAATGGTTGTAAGGTTTGTATTGGCTCTTCTGAAAACAGCGAAAATAAAATTAATTATCTTGAGAAGGTTTTTACTAATTTAGAAATAGAAGGCAAAAAAGCACAGTACATAAACATGCGAGATTTTACAGATGAAAACAAAGAAATTATCATAAAGGCAAAATAG